The DNA window TTGACTTGTTAAAAATACTTCCTCATATTTTTCATGCAGAAATTCTGCTTGCTCTTTAGGATGTGCTTCTTGAAATGTTTTACCAAGTGCATCAGGTGTTAACGAAGTTTTATCGATTACTGCTTCGTTAAAAAAATCGTATGTGAAAGAACCAACTTCATCAATTTTTATAACGAATACCATTTCTTTAATTCCATCCATTAATATGCGCACATATGATAACGAAGTTACTTCTTTCTCCATACTTGGGCCTCCTAAATACTTCAAAATTTCTAATTCCTTAGAATTATCTTTTAATAGTATAACAGAATATAATCTTATCAGAACCTTTAGTCCTTATATAATTCTTTTAAATTCATAAAAAGCAGTTTAATTGTATTATAAAATAAATAAAATATGCGGATTTATATCAAAAAATCTATATTATGCGACATATTTATTTGTTTATAAGACAAGTTGAACTTTCTGTCATTGGTCACGCTGATTGTCTATAATAAAGTAAAAAGGGGAAAAATTATGTGCTTAATAAACCTGCAATTCCGAAATCACCCTCGCTATAAATTAATCATCGCTGCTAATCGGGATGAATTTTATAGTCGTCCCGCTGCACCTGCTCAGTTTTGGAACGATGAACCATCCATACTCGCTGGCCGGGATTTGACACAAATGGGAACGTGGCTAGGTGTGACAAAGCAGGGGCGCATTGCCGCTTTAACAAATTTTAGAGATCCGACAAATTTAGAGGCAGGCTCGTTATCTAGAGGAGCTGTCGTGAAAGATTTTTTAGCTTCTACAAGTTCACCAGAAGATTACTTACAGTCGATTAATCCTGAGCAATATGCTGGATTTAACCTGATTGTCGGAGATGCTGAAAAATTAGTTTATTACAACAATATTCAAAATGAATTTTATACAATCCCTCCTGGTACGCATGGTCTCAGCAACCATTTTTTGAATACCCCATGGCCAAAGGTAACAAGAGGAAAAGAAAACCTTGCTTCCTATATGGCACAAACAGAAGAAGCGGATTTAGAAGAACTTTTTGGAATTTTATCAAATGCTGATCATGCACAAGACTCCCACCTTCCGAACACAGGTGTTGGCTTGGATTTAGAACGGATGTTGTCTCCTATTTTTATTAAGACTCCCGATTACGGAACACGTTCTGCGACGATTGTTTTAATTTCACACGATAATATACTAACCTTCGCCGAAAGAAATTTTGAAAAAGGGCTGTTTAAAGAAGACATCGTATATGATTTTAAAATCAAATGACAAAAAATAAGAGCAACCCAATCATTTGATTGGGTTGCTCTTATTTCAACTCTTTGTACATATAATAATGCGTATATCCTTTCGGAAAATCTTCTAATTTACCCATCTCCATAAATCCCAATCGCTTATAAAATTCTGGTGCTTGAAAGCTGAAGGTCTCTAATCGAATAAAACGACATTCTTTCTTAATTGCCAATGCTTCAGCTTCCTGGATTAATTGCTGTCCTTTTCCTAATCCACGTAACGATTCATCTACCCATAAAATATCAATAAAAAAGCATTCCCAATCGATATGACCGACAAGTCCAGCAAGTATCGTTCCTTCGTCATTTTTTATCATGAGGTTAACTTTTTCTTCTTCTGTGTAATCCACTAGACTTTTATTGTGCTTTATTAATTGATACTTTAGGAAATATGTCTCTTCTTCTTGATATCCTGTATGTATTGTTAAGTTGGTCATTTTAATCACCTCTTTATTATAATTGGCGTTTCTATTTGTAAGTATACCTTGCTTGCCTCGTAATATTCTATGTAATAACTGGATTTTTGGAATGTACGACGGGAAGAAAGGGTATACGTAAAAGAAGGAGTTGAAATTGCATGAAACTTGGTTATGCTTGCATGAACACAGAATTAAAAACCGTATTTAAAACATTGCGCGTAGCGACTGCAGAAGCAGAAGGTACTGACAAGATAAAGGAACTCACATTAAAAAATTTAAAAACTACACTTGACGTAGTTCATTGGAATTTGGAACACGCTATTTACTTTTACCGTGCTTCTAGTTCGATCGTTCCACTTTCTACACATCCGATTAACGACTGGATATGGTGGGAAGACCCCGATGTGTTGGCAATCACAGAAGAGATTAAAGCGTTTGTCGAAAAGCATAATATGCGAATTTCTGTTCACCCTGGTCAATACACAGTCATCAATTCACCCAAACCTGAAGTTGTCCTAAAATCAATTGAAGATTTAGAGTATCACGATAAACTCATCCAACTACTTGGTGGTACCGACATTATTCTTCATACAGGCGGCGCATATGGTGATAAAGACACAGCAAAACAACGATTTGCCGATGTTTACTTAGAACTTTCACCAAGCATACGACAGCGATTACGTTTAGAAAATGACGATAAAACATATACGATTCGAGACGTTTTGGATGTCCATCGTCTTTGTAACGTACCCATTTGCTTTGATATTCATCATCATAATTGCAATAACGATGGTGAATCTATAGATTACGCTGAAATTCTTAAAACCTGGGAAGGCTATGGCAAACCCAAAGTCCATATTAGTACCGGAAAAGAAGGCTTTACAGATCTACGTCATCATAACTTAGTATCTGAAACTGACTTCCAAGAATTATTGCTTCTATTAAACGGCATCGATGTCGACATTATGTTCGAAGCCAAATTAAAAGAACAATCTGTTCTTCCTTTTGTTCATCAACTAGCAAACAAATAAAAGCAGCGCCCTCTCTTAAGGGTGCTGCTTTTTAACTTCTGTGAGAAGGGAATTCCAAAATAAATTCGGTTCCTCTGTCTTTTTCTGAATCCACAAGAATTTGACCGTTCATCTGACTAACAATGCTATACGTGACCATCATGCCGAGTCCTGTTCCTTTAACTTTACTCGAGAAATAAGGCTCTCCCAAACGTCGTACTTCTTCTTTTGTCATGCCTATTCCTTTATCAATAACGTGTACACTTACTTTTGTAGAAGTCGATTTAACAGCAATAGCCAACTTCCCGCCACGTGGCATCGCTTCAATGCCATTACGAATGATGTTAACTAATGCTTGTTGGAATTTATGACGATCCATTAAAATAGCTGTTGTTTCATCCATTTCTGTAATATGCATTTCTACATCTTTTACCTTTGCGTATGGCATCATAATTTTTATCACATGAAGAACTTCATTAGAAACAGCAAAGGCTTCTAGTTGTCCATAGGTAGGCTTCGCATAAACAAGGTAATCATCGATTAAATCTTCCGCAGACTCAATTTCTGTTAAAACCATATCGTGGAACTCGATTTGCTTGTCGCGACTATAGTCGTATTCTTTCATCAATTGAACAAAGCCTTTAATACTTTGAAGCGGATTTCGCAATTCATGAGAAACTGCTGCTGCAAAATGACTAACCGTTTCCATTTTTTCATGCTTCAACAGGGAATTGTACATATATTCTTGGCGCTGTATATGTTCAATCAGCAAAGCCGTTAAAGCAATAACCCCTCCTTGATTGAGCATCAACATGATCCATATTCCAATAATGTCATGAACCGGATCTCCAAAAATGAAGTAACCCGCAAACATATTAAATAACAGTGAGATAATCGAAATACTAAAAACCAAACTAACTTTCTTTAGTCGATTAATGCGCATATACATTGGACGCAAAAACGGAACACAAACTGCGACTAGAAATTGATTGAGTATGGCAATATACATTCCATCTCCACCAATAAGTATGCGGCTAATAGCTGCCACTAAAAATAAAATAGCTGATACAAGTGGTCCTCCGTAAAGCGCTCCCAAAATCATAGGTACTTGACGGAGGTCAAAAATATAATCCTCTGAAACTACTTGATAAGGAAATACCATGCAAAGGACGATTGAAATTGAAAATAGTAAAGTTAAAATAAGTCGATGACTAACAAAGAAGTTTCGTTGGCCCGTTGTCGTCAACATCTGATATACAATAATCGGGAATATGATGAAGAAGATATTATTAATCATGCCTGTCATCATTGCTTCCAAATTTACCATCTCCACTTCTGTCCATTCGTAATTATTAGTATACATTTCCCGTTTGTTCTCTACCATCGTTATTTACTTCTTATAAGGATGAGGTGTTCTAGCTCTCAATTTGTTTACCAATCGCTCACGCCTTTTTTTCATTCCTGCTATCGAAATATTTTCAGTATGAGCTAGTTCGGTCAAACTATACCCTTTCACATAAAAAGCATCTAAAAGCCATTTTTCATGATCATTTAATGCACTCACTTCCACCCAATCCGGTAAACTATTTTCACTGTCTACTATAATGTCTTCTTGTATATCTGGACTAAGCAGATTTGTTTGTTCATTTCGTTTTGTATCTCGCTTTAATTCATCTAGCATTGCTCCTTGAATACTACGATATGCAAAAGGAGTAAAATTTCCTTTTGCATCATCGAAACGTTGCCAAGCCTGCCATAAGGCAATATTGCCAATTTGACGAAACGTATCAAAGTCACGGTAAATATGAAGCTTACGAATAATCGCTGAAATCATGGGAGCATATTGGTTTGCTACTTCTTCAAAGTTTTTCAATTTCTTATCCTTCTGAACGTTCGTTGATTCCCGGGTATGTACAGAATAAAAGATGGAACTGTTACAAGCTAATTGGTCATTTCCTTGTTTACGCTGCCATACCTTTCGTTTCTCTTTACTAAACAGATCGTTTTCACCATTAAATCGTCAGAACAATGCATATTTTCTAAAAATAGATTGTCACGTAAAGTCGAAGGTGGTAAAATTTTCATGTGTTTAGAAAGGGGAGCTTTAGAAAGTGGAGAATTATGATGACAATTTACTTGATCGATCGGTGTTATTTGTAGAAAATTATTTTGAAAAAGATAAAAAATCTGAAATCACGACCAAAGATGGTGTATTTTATTCTCGTCATTCTGTTCTGACATTAATCGATAAAACGTGTATGATGTTCGCATCCACTTATGAAGGTCGTGTAAAAGCAACACGACATAACCTGAAGCAACATAAGAAAACAACACTGCTCATCTCAGAAGATGGATTGGCTGCTTATCCCACAAAGTCTCCAGACCATCCAGACTGTGTATGGATCTTCAATCATCATTACCGCCTCGAAACGATCGCTCCGAACAGGACCCGCATCTTCTTTGATGAGTTCAAGGTCTCGACAGAAGTCAACGTTTCAATTGGCATCTTGCAAAAACAGCGAAGCCGTATGTACGAAATGATTTATTATTATTCTAACGTCCGTGAAAAGCACAAATCTTAACTGAAATCGCAAAGACACCTCTCTCTGTACTGGTTCTAGCCCAATACAGAGAGAGGTGTCTTTTCATTTTTTACGCCGCGTCGTCCCCTAGCAATAAAAATGCAATTCGAATAGCCCAATTGTTTAAATCTTTTTCTGTCTCAAAGTCATTCACGTAAAACTCAAAGCGCCCGTTCCAAATTTCCGCTTCTCCTTCCCAGCGTTTATCGATATCCAACCCTTCCTCCATAGTCCACTGCTCTAAAGCTTCGAGGGACTTCTCCAAATTCTCAGGATGACCCTTATGCATAGCGGTTGCGTATGAACCTCCTGGTATATAACCAACCACTACACGTCTGTCGCCAGCGATCATGCGTTTAACTGGTACACCCACTTCCATTTTGTACTTGCCTTCTGAATCCCCCATACACCAATAGCGAAAAAATGGTGCACCTGCTGGTTTAATATTTTGTGATTTCAACCACTCAAACAATTCTCCTACAAGCCCATTAACTTCTTCCCATTCTGACAAGCCTGCTAACACGGAAATTCCGACGTAAGGTTGCTCTGTCCGCTCTTCAACTAATGGCTCACTAATGTATTTCTGTAGCATCCGACCCTCTCCTCTATAAACGATTAAAGGTACTTTCTTCTCTTCTATACCCACCATAATAGGCTTTTCAATCGCTCGTAGCGAAATTTAGAGTGAATACAGTTCACAAAGCACAAAAATCACTAAATAACTTACTTGAAAACGAAGACTTTCAAATTGACTTTATACCTATTTCTCTATAATCTAAGAAAGTTGACCGATGAGTCACTTAAAGTGACCGAGCGGTTTAAGGAGGATTTAATGAACAAACGATCAGAGTTAATGAAACAAGCCGTACAGTTATTTTCTTTAAAAGGTTTTCACCAAACCTCGGTTCAAGAAATAGCAGAAGCCACAGGAATTTCGAAAGGTGCTTTTTATAAACATTTCGAATCAAAGGAAATTCTTTTTATCGAGATTTTAAAACAACATCATCAAGAGATTATGACAGAGATCTCTAATGCACAGTCGACTATCGATGATGACAATAAAGACATCTTCAGAAAAAAACTAGCCATCGAAATTGAGCGAACACTTTCCAATCATGAGTTTTTCATGATGGTATTCAAAGATTTTACACTCACTGAAAGTGAAACGTTAAAAGAAGTTTTCATGGAACTTAGACAGTCGACAATTATGCTACATAAAACAATTTTATTAGACACTTATGGAGTAGAGATCGAGCCGTTTTTACCGGATTTGGTCGCAATTCTCGAAGGCTTGATGCAACAATACATTTTTGTTCTAGTATTTGAAGAAAAACAAGTATCTACCTCGAAACTTGTCAATTTCATCACGGCTACGATTGATGCTGTTGTTCAAAATTTAGAGATGATGGAACCCGTCTTAAATGAGGCTCGTTCGCCAATCGCAACAATCGAAGAAGGCTTTCAGCAAATTGCTTATAAGATTAAAGCTACCGATACTAATCAAGAAAAACTATTGGCGTCCCTTAATTTATTGAAAGAGCAAGTCCAACAAGACAACCCTCAAGAGTTTTTAATCGAAGCTTTATTGATTTATTTAAAGCAGTTTTCGTTTATTAAAAACGAAGTCATCTATTTAGAAAATTTCATCTAAAAAAGGAGCAAATAACTTGAAACAAATTATTGATTTTTCTTTAAATAACAAATTTGCGATTTGGATTTTGACGGTTATGATCGTTGCAGCTGGTTTATATGCAGGCTTAACGATGAAACAAGAATCCATTCCAAGCATCACCCTCCCTGCTGTTACAGTTGTTACTGTCTATCCGGGCGCAGCACCTGACGAAATTATGGAAGAAGTCACAGTTCCTATGGAGCAACGAATTCAAAGCATGAACGGTGTAGAGCTGGTAACATCCACTTCGATGGCCAACGCTTCAACTATTCAAGTCCAATACGATTTTGAAGTAGATATGGACCAAGCAACTCGTGATTTGGAAGATGCTTTATCAAAAGTCACGATTCCTGAGGAAGCAAACGATCCTCAAGTATCTCGTCTTAGCTTAGATGCATTTCCTGTTCTCGCGTTAAGCATAAGTAATTCGGACAGTTCACTAGAAGAACTAACCGCAACTGTAGAAAATGATGTATTGCCCGCTTTAGAAGGCGTACCCGGATTGTCTGAAGCTCAAGTTTCCGGACAACGCGTACAAAAAGTTACCATAACTTTTGACCAGCAAGCATTAGCACAGTACGGCTTAACAGAAGACACTATCCAACAACTGATTAAAGGGTCGAATTTAACATTCCCGCTTGGATTGACGAATTTCGATGGTGAATTAAAAAATCTAGTTATTGATGGAGATATCACATCTATTGACGATTTGAAAAACTTACAAATCCCAGCTGTTCCTCAATCTGCAGCTACAGCTCCACCTGAAGCACCTACTGAAACACCAGCCGGATCTCAAGTACAACCACCTGCTGCTGCACCTACTGAAATCCCGACTGTTGCGTTAAGTGATTTGGCTGACATTCAACTTGTCAGTGAAGCAGAGTCAATTTCACGAACAAATGGCGAAGAAGCAATCAGTATTTCAATCATCAAGTCACCTGATGCGAATACTGTAGAAGTAGTAAATGATGTTCAAGAAATTATTTCGGAGATGGAAGAGGAATATGGTTTAACCGCTTCTTCTTCATTTGACCAAGGAGAGCCAATCGAAAAATCGGTTGAAACAATGCTCAGCAAAGCCTTATTCGGTATTTTATTTGCGGTAGTCATCATTTTGCTATTCCTTCGTAGCTTTAAGACGACATTGATTTCGATTATCTCTATTCCATTGTCATTATTAATGGCGATTTTCCTATTAAATCAACTGGATATTACATTAAATATCATGACACTTGGCGCATTAACGGTTGCCATTGGTCGCGTAATTGATGATTCGATTGTTGTTATCGAAAATATCTATCGTCGCATGGCCCTACCCGGAGAGAAATTACGTGGCAAAGAATTGATCCGCGAAGCGACGCGTGAAATGTTCTTACCTATCTTTTCATCTACTGTGGTCACGATTGCCGTATTTTTACCACTTGCGCTTGTTAGTGGACAAATCGGCGAATTGTTCTTACCGTTTGCATTAGCAGTTGTTTTTGCGCTATCAGCTTCTTTATTAGTCGCTGTGACAATTGTTCCTATGATGGCACATTTAATGTACCGCAAACAATTGCAAAGCATGGGAACCGCTAAAAACACGCAAAAAGAACACAAGCCAGGAAAAATGGCCGCAAGCTACAAGAGAATTTTAGAGTGGTCATTAAACCATAAAATCGTCACGTTTGGTGGTGCTACTGTTGTTCTTGTTGCAAGTTTATTCTTGGTGCCGGTTATAGGCGTCAGCTTCTTGCCTGAAGAAGAACAAAAAATGGTTATGGCTACGTATAGTCCAGAACCTGGACAAACCCTAGAAGACGTAGAAGCTATCGCGCTAGATGCAGAATCTGCCATTGATGAACGTGATGGCGTGACATCTTATCAATATTCGCTTGGTGGAGACAACCCAATGTCTGCAATGGGTGGTGCTGGAAACAATTCGGCCTTGTTCTACATTGAATACGATGACGATTTTGAAGCTTTCAGTGATGAAAGCACAAAGTTAATCGAAGACTTGAACAACTCAACAGAATTTGGTGAATGGGCAAGTATGGACTTTGCAGCTACAGGCGGAAATGGCTTAGAGTTGTTCGTATATGGCGATAATGTAGAAGATATTCAATCTGCAATCACTCAAATTCAGCCATTCATGGAAGACAACGACGGTCTAGAAAATACAAAATCTAGCTTGACCGACGCTTATGACCAATTCACATTAGTCGCAAATCAACAAAGTTTGAGTGAAAATGGCTTGACTGCTGCACAAATCGGTATGGCTTTAAGTAGTGTAGGCGAAGCACCTGTTTTAACTACAGTTACTAACGAAGACAAAGACATTAATGTTTATATTGAAACCGAAAAAACCGAATATGCTGGAATTGATGATGTGACCGATGTAGAAATTCCAACAGCTCTTGGAACTTCCGTTAAAGTTGGCGATGTGATGACCGTAGAAGAAGGTAAATCGCCTGATACGATCAATCGCAGAGATGGTCAAATGTTTGCTTCTTTAACTGCAGATGTACTTGGCAACAACGCCGCTGACATTACTGCAGAAATTGATGAGCAAATTGCTGAAATTGATTTGCCAGCTGGTGTTGCAACAGATCACGGTGGTGTCACGGAGCAAATTAACGAATCGTTCACACAACTTGGTTTGGCTATGCTCGCAGCCATCGCCATTGTCTACTTTGTACTAGTTGTTACATTCGGTGGCGCATTAGCACCATTCTCTATCTTGTTCTCTCTACCATTCACAGTAATTGGTGTTCTCGTAGCACTGTGGATTACGGGAGAAGCATTAAGTGTTAACGCATTGATCGGTGTCTTGATGCTGATCGGTATTGTTGTAACAAACGCGATCGTTTTAATTGACCGAGTTATTCATATGGAAAAATCTGGACTTAGCACGCGCGAAGCACTTCTTGAAGGTGGCGTGACTCGTTTACGACCTATCCTAATGACCGCTTTAGCTACAATCGGAGCATTGATTCCTCTTGCCATTGGTATAGAAGGTGGCGGTGGTGGCTTAATCTCTCAAGGCCTCGGCATTACTGTTATCGGCGGGCTAATCAGTTCAACATTGCTGACATTGGTCATCGTACCGATCGTTTACGAAGTCGTAGCAAAATTCCGCAAGAAAAGAATAGATTAACCTAAAACAGGCAGCCCGAGTGTGAGCTGCCTGTTTTTTGTGCCTATTTTAGCTGACCGCACCTTGTTTACGTATAACCGCACCTTAACTGGTCGAGACCGCACCTCGCAGCGTGCTAACCGCACCTCAAACAGCAAAGACCGCACCTCAACAAGCGATAACCGCACCTTTCAAATAAATGCGAGCTCAAATGATAAGCTTTTTTCAAACAAGGCTAGTCTTTTTAGTCGACATGCCTTATTTCCCCGAGATTGTGTTGCTATTGTTTTCACATTATCGGTTATTTATTTGCAGACTTTTGTCTACTGTAATTCAAAAAATAACATTTCATTGTTTTTTAATACACATATAAAAAACCTGCGAAAATCCTAAAGGACTTCTACAGGTTTTTGATTTTTCTTGGATTGGCGATTGAGTGCGCTTGTTCTGTATTTCTTTTTTTCCGTTTTTGATAATGCCTTGTACTCTTCTAAGAAAGTTTCGTATTTGGTAATAACTTCTTTAGTTGGACCGTATTCTTTAACCACTCCAAATTCCAACCATAAAATTTGATCACAAAACTTTTTCATTTGTGAAATTGAGTGACTAACAAAGAACATTGTCTTTCCTTTTTGCTTAAACTCCATCATTTTATCTAAACTTTTCTCAGAAAAAGCTTTGTCACCTACGGATAACGCTTCATCTACGATTAAAATATCCGGATTCACACGTACCGAAATAGAAAAACCTAAACGTGATTTCATCCCACTTGAGTAAGTCTTTACAGGCTGATCGATAAATTTCTCCAGCTCTGCAAACTCGATAATTTCATCTTCCATCGCGGATATCTCTTTTTGAGAAAATCCGAGCATTAATAATTTTAGTTCGATATTTTCGCGACCTGACAATTTACCGTCAAGACCCGCATTTACTGCGATCAAAGCTACATCCCCGTTGCTTGACACGTGACCATTTGTCGAAGGAATAACGCCTGCGATGATATTCGCTAAGGTCGATTTACCAGATCCATTAATGCCAACGAGCCCGACAATCGAGCCTTCCTCAACTGTGAACGAGACATTTTGCAAGGCATAAAAGTTTTCCCCGTAATCTTTATATGGAACTAGCAGATCGAGCAGTCGTTCAGATTTTTTCTTATATAGTTTATAGCGTTTTGAGACATTTTTAACTTCTACTGAATTAACCAAATTTTTCACATCCAATTTTATAAAAAGTCAATAAACTGACTTCTGAATTTCACGTGAAGATAAGAACCGACAAGGAATGTTAATGCGACGACCCCAACAAAGTATAGGGTATAGGTTGGATTTTCAAGAAAGTACCACCCCTCACCAAGTAACGAATACCGATATCCTTCTATGACGTAATAGAAAGGATTGAGTTTTAAGAACACTTGCCAAGATTCTGGCAGCAATGTTGGCGGCCATAAAATTGGTGATAAATACAGCAGCATACGCATAACTGATTGCAGCAACATTTGCACGTCTCTAACAATAGTCGCCAACGTAGATGTGATTAGCGAAAGACTGAACAAGAATATGAGCAATCCAAGCATATAAATAGGCAATTGTAAGTAATAAATTGAAATAGGAAAACCTATAAACTGCAACACTAACATGCCGATAGCTAATAGGATCAAATGCGGATATAGCTGTGCAAAAATGGTGTAATTCGGAATCACGCTCATTGGGAAATTCATCTTGGCGAGCATCCTAATCTTGGTATAAATCGACTTGGAAGCTTTCATCACACTGCCGTTGATAAAGAACCATACGAGAATTCCGGCAAACATCCATTGGAAATATGGAATATCTCCAACGTCCGCTCGCTGCCTAATTCCAAAGCCGAAAACAAACCAATAGATCATAATTTGAATAGCCGGGTTAATAATCTCCCATGCTGCCCCCAAATAATTCCCTCTAGTTAAGCTTCGTAATTCATAAATAGACAGCCTATTAATTAAATAAGAGAACTTAACTTGTTCTTTAATTACTTTTATAGCTGATTTCATAGGAATCCTCACTTACTCACTTTTTATCTTAATGATTGCTTTATTTCAATTATTTTAAAAAAGCGTTCACGACACGCTCAGTCGCCCTTCCATCTTCAAGAGATGAAAAGCGCTGTTTAAACTCCATGAAAGCTTGATTTGATTGGACATCACTATCTTTCAAATCTAGAATTGCCTGAAACAATTCACTTTCAGTTTGGACAATAGGACCTGGTGCGTCTTTTTCAATATCGATATAAAAACCACGCAATTGATCTCGATAGTTTTCTAAATCGTACATAAAGAAAATCACTGGACGATTTAAAATGGCATAATCGAAAAACACTGAAGAATAATCTGTAATTAACAGATCAGATGCTAAGTACAAATCACGAATGTCTGGGTAACGCGACACATCGTAAACGATTCCTTCATACGCTGAAAAATCAAAGTTCTCAGCAACTAAATAATGCATGCGGGACAAGAGCACCCAGTCTTCACCGAATTCCTTTTCCCAGTTTTTCAAATCAAATTGAAAATCAAACTTGTATTTACCCTTTTGATAAAATTCATTATCTCTCCACGTAGGAGCATATAACATGATTTTTTTATGTTCGGCAATCCCTAGTTCTTTTTTCAAATTACTGACTAAAGCTGGAGAGGTATTGGTTAAAACATCATTCCGAGGATAGCCCGACTCAATAATAGCACCATTATAATGAAAAGCACGTTTAAAAACTTCTGATGAATACGTATTAGGAGAAATCAAATAATCCCACTTCTCCGATTCCAATACGAAATTCTTTTTAT is part of the Planococcus sp. PAMC 21323 genome and encodes:
- a CDS encoding NRDE family protein, with protein sequence MCLINLQFRNHPRYKLIIAANRDEFYSRPAAPAQFWNDEPSILAGRDLTQMGTWLGVTKQGRIAALTNFRDPTNLEAGSLSRGAVVKDFLASTSSPEDYLQSINPEQYAGFNLIVGDAEKLVYYNNIQNEFYTIPPGTHGLSNHFLNTPWPKVTRGKENLASYMAQTEEADLEELFGILSNADHAQDSHLPNTGVGLDLERMLSPIFIKTPDYGTRSATIVLISHDNILTFAERNFEKGLFKEDIVYDFKIK
- a CDS encoding GNAT family N-acetyltransferase, whose amino-acid sequence is MTNLTIHTGYQEEETYFLKYQLIKHNKSLVDYTEEEKVNLMIKNDEGTILAGLVGHIDWECFFIDILWVDESLRGLGKGQQLIQEAEALAIKKECRFIRLETFSFQAPEFYKRLGFMEMGKLEDFPKGYTHYYMYKELK
- the uvsE gene encoding UV DNA damage repair endonuclease UvsE, whose amino-acid sequence is MKLGYACMNTELKTVFKTLRVATAEAEGTDKIKELTLKNLKTTLDVVHWNLEHAIYFYRASSSIVPLSTHPINDWIWWEDPDVLAITEEIKAFVEKHNMRISVHPGQYTVINSPKPEVVLKSIEDLEYHDKLIQLLGGTDIILHTGGAYGDKDTAKQRFADVYLELSPSIRQRLRLENDDKTYTIRDVLDVHRLCNVPICFDIHHHNCNNDGESIDYAEILKTWEGYGKPKVHISTGKEGFTDLRHHNLVSETDFQELLLLLNGIDVDIMFEAKLKEQSVLPFVHQLANK
- a CDS encoding sensor histidine kinase encodes the protein MVENKREMYTNNYEWTEVEMVNLEAMMTGMINNIFFIIFPIIVYQMLTTTGQRNFFVSHRLILTLLFSISIVLCMVFPYQVVSEDYIFDLRQVPMILGALYGGPLVSAILFLVAAISRILIGGDGMYIAILNQFLVAVCVPFLRPMYMRINRLKKVSLVFSISIISLLFNMFAGYFIFGDPVHDIIGIWIMLMLNQGGVIALTALLIEHIQRQEYMYNSLLKHEKMETVSHFAAAVSHELRNPLQSIKGFVQLMKEYDYSRDKQIEFHDMVLTEIESAEDLIDDYLVYAKPTYGQLEAFAVSNEVLHVIKIMMPYAKVKDVEMHITEMDETTAILMDRHKFQQALVNIIRNGIEAMPRGGKLAIAVKSTSTKVSVHVIDKGIGMTKEEVRRLGEPYFSSKVKGTGLGMMVTYSIVSQMNGQILVDSEKDRGTEFILEFPSHRS
- a CDS encoding sigma-70 family RNA polymerase sigma factor → MKNFEEVANQYAPMISAIIRKLHIYRDFDTFRQIGNIALWQAWQRFDDAKGNFTPFAYRSIQGAMLDELKRDTKRNEQTNLLSPDIQEDIIVDSENSLPDWVEVSALNDHEKWLLDAFYVKGYSLTELAHTENISIAGMKKRRERLVNKLRARTPHPYKK
- a CDS encoding competence protein ComK gives rise to the protein MENYDDNLLDRSVLFVENYFEKDKKSEITTKDGVFYSRHSVLTLIDKTCMMFASTYEGRVKATRHNLKQHKKTTLLISEDGLAAYPTKSPDHPDCVWIFNHHYRLETIAPNRTRIFFDEFKVSTEVNVSIGILQKQRSRMYEMIYYYSNVREKHKS
- a CDS encoding GyrI-like domain-containing protein translates to MLQKYISEPLVEERTEQPYVGISVLAGLSEWEEVNGLVGELFEWLKSQNIKPAGAPFFRYWCMGDSEGKYKMEVGVPVKRMIAGDRRVVVGYIPGGSYATAMHKGHPENLEKSLEALEQWTMEEGLDIDKRWEGEAEIWNGRFEFYVNDFETEKDLNNWAIRIAFLLLGDDAA
- a CDS encoding TetR/AcrR family transcriptional regulator, yielding MNKRSELMKQAVQLFSLKGFHQTSVQEIAEATGISKGAFYKHFESKEILFIEILKQHHQEIMTEISNAQSTIDDDNKDIFRKKLAIEIERTLSNHEFFMMVFKDFTLTESETLKEVFMELRQSTIMLHKTILLDTYGVEIEPFLPDLVAILEGLMQQYIFVLVFEEKQVSTSKLVNFITATIDAVVQNLEMMEPVLNEARSPIATIEEGFQQIAYKIKATDTNQEKLLASLNLLKEQVQQDNPQEFLIEALLIYLKQFSFIKNEVIYLENFI